The proteins below come from a single Drosophila teissieri strain GT53w chromosome 3L, Prin_Dtei_1.1, whole genome shotgun sequence genomic window:
- the LOC122618228 gene encoding talin-2 isoform X2, with product MSTLSLRIQLEGGRVTKTIQFQPNTTVFDACKVIRDKFAEAVQGQPSEYGLFISDEQNQQGVWLEPGRTLGYYILHNQDTLEYRRKTRTLRVRMLDGAVKTILVDDSQPVSQLMVVICTKIGITNHEEYGLVREDNEAQNENLPDNKFGTLTLKRKIMEKDRDAKMESLRKKLKTDDEMNWVDVSRTLREQGIDEAETVLLRRRFFFSDQNIDSRDPVQLNLLYVQARDAILDGTHPVTQDKACEFAGIQVHIQFGPHNEAKHKTGFLDLKDFLPQSYVRTKGIEKKIFSEHRKHADHSEIDAKVLYTKTARELPTYGVTFFLVKEKMNGKNKLVPRLLGVTKDSVLRLDEHTKEILISWPLTTVRRWGASPNTFTLDFGDYANQYYSVQTTEAEQIVQLIAGYIDIIIKKKQTKDHFGIEGDEGSTMVEESVAPSKATFLQHETNRMEQLNVESLAHPGIMRPYDGERSYMENEVQTVQYGAFVGQVNHAHQPPSTKEVRISSVNLTEPQRALLGYISAGQDVLIRADEELRTRAPIQELGSDLRSIEWRENTLDTSKQAVSSHVATMSAATAQIITASHPDEVDTEAISASVSQIAQTIPEVTKEVRLIAALMENDTNGDQLLEAARNLCSAFSDLLKAAEPESKEPPQHLINAASRVGEATTHVLSTIAEEEVPENRDLHDMLLALAKAVANTTAALVLRAKNIAASCEDEQARNRVIGAASQCALATSQLVACAKVVAPTLHNAACREQLEAAAKNVARAVNSLCEVCNEASNDPKLKADLLAAARDVSKSLTDMLEHVKLSSREHANRTSTELSPVENVIIGTDILVSTHDPQEMVRHARTLGQTTAQLIQSIKGEADQQQDADMKRHLLSAAKQLADATAKLVEAARLCSSNPHDSDNQNALRRAAEELREITTTAANTPAMKRGLIQRLEFCSKQAASAATQCISAAQNAVQHSQDHQTKETLLQDCKRVADTIPRLVTSLKTTRAQPDDPNAQLNLIEAAEQFVEPAFQVSKSSRALQPTVTDIPSATQLSKGALHLGQCVSELHSVAQRARDACGGQELESALEEVRKLHDVLDDTRQAAIAGQLRPLPGQTVENTADELRKSAKNVGIALSQLLSSVLHNQRSYAGAAGRDTALALGDFTRSVHGVAATTQNPAIIDCADDVVTSSARLIEQAQRTLQGASNPEALTQAGREVTGALSATVDCIPGQREVDVALRNVSELSEILSMSEFPPSSRPYATLQSELKQVAEQLSSAGGEIVVSYSSPALLAESSQNFAANYRDLLSVSMEMAGQTQEEEVRSHMIESLRHVSTQSCSLLSTAKSIAADPGQPNAKNLLHAAARGVTESINQLVDASIQSAPGQKECDNAMRNIEALRLMLDYPHEPINELGYFDCVEQATGKSRNLGYAISEMINNAKQSQHVEFSQSVNNVNDSIQGLIESSSQAAYLIGVSHPSSVAGRPGIIDQAQLTWAYQGIRQHCDIVSSQQSTKPQMISALTVIAKHTSYLCSICRQASMNTSNPVAKNEFIVLAKQVATATSDLVQAIKAIEEQPSGGSRERLVDPLLEAVKAVRQYASSPEFSSVPAKISAEGRKAQEPVIQAGRGVIDGVVEMVKAAKSLALTPDNPPVWQQLSMHSTPVSESVKRLVDNIRDKAPGQAQCEQVLHTLGTCTRELDSCALAVNAQGLSQRRDNNLHGFSGQTMNSASELIDKLEPIRVAGKNNAEQLGHAVGEISRYVVPMVNGAIGACTHIVHSQQQMSLIQQTRSVVESAITLVQSAKDSAGNPRATHAHPRLDDAIDGTREAIQELQQTVEKISAETGIVTGLMEQVNRSITRLTDKRQSLLNASYSDTFVDYQTRMVARAKEIASLANEINAKSSVEPSALPQLAVDMTQNYQQLTQDSVGASTTTSSPDVAMRIRTTVVDLGRSVSSMIQSSAGGARPNDVGAQKEIARSAREVSEKVAQVLAALQAGSRGTQACINAAHTVSGIIGDLDTTIMFATAGTLHSDGDGSFADHREHILQTAKALVEDTKVLVTGAAGTQDQLANAAQNAVSTITQLAEAVKRGACSLGSAQPDSQVMVINAVKDVASALGDLINCTKLASGKSINDPSMQDLKESARVMVLNVSSLLKTVKAVEDEHTRGTRAMEATVEAISQEIRAMHTPPPVGNTQVGPEDLIRVTMNVTAATAKAVAAGTSNLQTDIVSAANLGRRAISEMLIVCRSVAWNCAETEELRTRTLEAGTAVGESYRDLLSGILHNCSADDRMHLSRRVAKCVTDLVAMARLLKGSDWIDPEDPTVIAENELLGAAASIDAAAKKLASLRPRRQADVKIELDENMKFDEMILEAAKGIMGASAALVRAANAAQRELIDTGKVARRPLTSSDDGQWSEGLISAARLVAAATHSLVEAAQNLVRGVGTEVMLISTAKQVAASTAQLLIACKVKSNPNSEAGRRLQAAGNAVIKSTDNLVHSAQQGLEVEEERSLTINTSMVNGMTQEINARSAVLRKEKELEEARQLLKNVRHAQRYAKNAQGFTTDESDTEYAYRSQNNKPTVNRNLAACVQDLHDKTFGQGGVVQLTGGNGYPGQNYEGYTSRYETRNFDKSANNTTSSSSELGAVKPLESSFSQMTLNTDGGKISIVDQGSERLTSMTQRVMERKSFTTTTESRSETKTEKHSFRLD from the exons ATGTCCACACTATCGCTGCGTATCCAACTGGAGGGTGGTCGGGTCACCAAGACCATACAGTTCCAGCCCAACACCACAGTCTTCGATGCCTGCAAGGTCATTCGCGATAAGTTCGCCGAGGCAGTGCAAGGACAAC CCAGCGAATATGGCCTGTTTATCTCTGACGAGCAGAACCAGCAGGGAGTTTGGTTAGAACCGGGACGCACCCTGGGATACTACATACTGCACAACCAGGACACGCTGGAGTATCGCCGCAAGACGCGAACCCTGCGTGTTCGTATGTTGGATGGCGCTGTAAAGACCATTCTGGTGGATGACTCCCAGCCAGTGTCGCAGCTTATGGTGGTCATCTGCACAAAGATCGGCATCACCAATCATGAGGAATATGGTTTGGTGCGCGAGGACAACGAGGCGCAGAATGAGAATCTGCCGGACAACAAGTTCGGCACGCTCACCCTCAAGCGCAAGATTATGGAGAAGGATCGGGATGCCAAAATGGAGAGTTTGCGCAAAAAACTGAAGACGGACGATGAAA TGAACTGGGTGGATGTGAGTCGCACCTTGAGGGAGCAGGGTATAGATGAGGCAGAAACTGTTTTGCTCCGTCGGCGCTTTTTCTTCTCGGATCAGAATATCGATTCTCGAGACCCCGTGCAATTGAATTTGCTGTATGTCCAAGCCAGGGATGCCATTCTAGATGGAACGCATCCAGTCACCCAAGACAAAG CTTGCGAGTTTGCTGGCATCCAAGTGCATATTCAATTTGGACCACATAATGAGGCCAAGCACAAGACCGGATTTTTAGA CTTGAAGGACTTTCTGCCTCAGTCTTATGTGCGCACCAAGGGAATTGAGAAGAAAATCTTTTCGGAGCACAGAAAGCATGCGGATCATTCTGAAATCGACGCCAAAGTCCTGTACACTAAGACCGCCCGGGAGTTGCCCACCTACGGTGTGACCTTCTTTCTGGTCAAGGAGAAGATGAATGGCAAAAACAAGCTGGTTCCCCGTCTTCTCGGAGTGACCAAGGATTCGGTGCTGCGCCTGGACGAGCACACCAAAGAGATCTTGATCTCGTGGCCCTTGACAACAGTACGACGTTGGGGCGCCTCGCCAAACACCTTCACCCTGGACTTTGGCGACTACGCCAATCAATACTACTCGGTGCAGACGACGGAGGCCGAGCAGATTGTCCAGCTTATTGCTGGCTACATCGACATTATTATTAAGAAGAAGCAGACTAAGGATCATTTCGGCATTGAAGGCGATGAGGGATCCACAATGGTGGAAGAGTCAGTGGCACCATCCAA AGCCACCTTCTTGCAACACGAAACGAATCGCATGGAGCAACTTAATGTGGAGAGCTTGGCTCATCCAGGCATTATGCGTCCTTATGACG GCGAGCGCTCTTATATGGAGAATGAAGTGCAGACCGTGCAGTACGGTGCCTTCGTCGGCCAGGTGAACCATGCCCACCAGCCGCCCTCG ACTAAGGAAGTTCGCATTAGTTCTGTAAATCTGACGGAGCCACAGCGAGCTCTGCTTGGTTACATATCCGCTGGCCAGGATGTCTTAATTCGCGCTGACGAAGAGCTGCGCACTAGG GCACCCATCCAAGAGCTGGGCAGCGATTTGCGCTCTATTGAATGGCGTGAGAACACCCTAGACACTTCCAAACAGGCGGTTAGCAGTCATGTGGCCACTATGAGCGCCGCCACTGCCCAAATTATAACCGCCTCCCATCCGGATGAAGTGGATACGGAGGCCATTTCGGCATCGGTCTCCCAGATCGCCCAAACAATTCCAGAGGTGACCAAGGAGGTGCGCCTTATTGCCGCCTTAATGGAGAACGACACGAATGGTGACCAACTGCTGGAGGCCGCCCGCAACTTGTGCAGTGCCTTCAGTGATCTCCTCAAGGCAGCCGAACCGGAGAGCAAGGAGCCGCCACAGCATCTGATCAATGCAGCCAGTCGAGTGGGCGAAGCTACAACTCATGTACTCAGCACTATTGCCGAAGAAGAGGTTCCCGAGAACCGTGACCTCCACGACATGCTTCTGGCCTTGGCCAAGGCGGTGGCCAATACCACTGCTGCCCTTGTGCTGCGTGCTAAGAACATCGCCGCGAGCTGTGAGGATGAACAGGCCAGGAATCGTGTAATTGGAGCTGCCAGTCAGTGTGCCCTGGCTACCAGTCAATTGGTGGCTTGTGCCAAGGTGGTGGCACCAACGCTCCACAATGCTGCCTGTCGTGAGCAACTGGAAGCGGCTGCCAAAAATGTGGCCAGAGCCGTCAACTCTTTGTGCGAAGTGTGCAATGAAGCCAGCAATGACCCCAAGCTAAAGGCCGATCTCCTAGCAGCCGCTCGTGATGTGTCCAAGAGCCTTACTGATATGTTGGAGCACGTAAAGCTGAGCTCCAGGGAGCATGCCAATCGCACCAGCACCGAACTAAGCCCCGTGGAGAATGTCATAATCGGCACTGATATCCTGGTATCTACCCACGATCCCCAGGAGATGGTGCGCCATGCTCGTACCCTTGGTCAAACCACTGCTCAGCTTATCCAGAGCATCAAGGGGGAGGCGGATCAGCAACAGGACGCAGACATGAAGCGTCATCTGTTATCTGCCGCCAAACAGCTGGCGGATGCCACTGCCAAGTTGGTAGAGGCCGCTCGTCTCTGCTCATCCAACCCTCATGATTCGGATAACCAAAACGCTTTGCGTAGGGCAGCAGAGGAACTTCGAGAGATCACCACTACTGCGGCTAACACGCCTGCGATGAAACGTGGACTTATCCAGCGACTGGAGTTCTGTTCGAAGCAAGCAGCCTCAGCAGCCACCCAGTGCATCTCGGCGGCCCAAAACGCTGTGCAGCACAGCCAAGACCATCAGACTAAGGAGACTCTTCTGCAGGATTGCAAGCGAGTGGCGGACACTATCCCTCGACTGGTCACTTCGTTGAAAACAACTCGTGCGCAACCCGATGATCCCAATGCCCAGCTTAATCTCATCGAGGCGGCGGAACAGTTCGTTGAACCTGCTTTCCAGGTGTCGAAATCGTCGAGAGCTCTACAGCCCACTGTCACCGATATTCCATCTGCTACCCAACTATCCAAGGGTGCCTTGCACTTGGGACAATGTGTCTCGGAGCTACATTCGGTGGCACAGCGTGCTCGTGACGCCTGTGGTGGTCAGGAACTGGAGTCAGCCCTAGAGGAGGTGCGCAAACTGCACGACGTGTTGGACGATACACGTCAGGCTGCTATCGCTGGGCAGTTGCGCCCGTTGCCGGGACAAACCGTTGAAAATACAGCCGATGAGCTAAGGAAATCAGCTAAGAACGTGGGAATCGCCTTGAGCCAACTGCTCTCCTCTGTGCTGCACAACCAGCGCAGCTACGCTGGAGCTGCAGGACGTGACACTGCTTTGGCATTGGGAGATTTCACCAGGAGTGTACATGGAGTGGCGGCCACAACTCAGAATCCAGCAATCATCGACTGTGCAGATGATGTGGTCACCAGCTCGGCGCGACTCATTGAGCAGGCCCAACGTACGTTGCAGGGAGCATCCAACCCGGAGGCTTTGACCCAAGCTGGTCGAGAGGTCACCGGAGCCCTTTCCGCCACCGTGGACTGCATTCCCGGACAGCGAGAAGTGGATGTGGCTTTGAGGAATGTCAGCGAGTTGAGTGAGATCCTATCGATGAGCGAATTCCCACCTTCAAGCCGTCCATATGCCACTCTGCAGTCGGAACTTAAGCAAGTGGCAGAGCAGTTGAGCAGCGCCGGCGGTGAGATTGTTGTGTCGTATTCTTCCCCAGCTTTGCTAGCCGAGAGTAGCCAAAACTTTGCTGCCAACTACCGGGATCTTTTGTCCGTCAGCATGGAAATGGCCGGCCAAACGCAGGAAGAGGAGGTGCGCTCCCACATGATTGAGTCCCTGCGACATGTCTCCACTCAGTCGTGCTCTCTCCTCTCGACTGCCAAGTCGATTGCCGCCGATCCCGGTCAGCCCAATGCGAAGAATCTGCTGCATGCCGCTGCCCGAGGAGTTACCGAGAGTATCAATCAATTGGTTGATGCCAGCATCCAGTCCGCTCCCGGACAAAAGGAGTGCGACAATGCTATGCGCAACATTGAAGCCTTGCGACTAATGTTGGACTATCCTCATGAGCCTATCAACGAGTTGGGATACTTTGATTGCGTAGAACAGGCCACTGGAAAGTCGAGAAACCTTGGCTATGCCATTTCCGAGATGATCAACAATGCCAAGCAGTCGCAGCATGTGGAGTTCAGTCAATCGGTGAACAACGTTAACGACTCCATCCAGGGATTGATTGAGAGCTCATCGCAGGCCGCCTATTTGATTGGAGTTTCGCATCCCTCAAGTGTCGCAGGAAGGCCAGGAATCATCGACCAAGCCCAACTGACTTGGGCCTACCAGGGAATCCGTCAGCACTGCGACATTGTGAGCAGCCAGCAGTCTACTAAGCCGCAAATGATTTCTGCCCTCACGGTGATTGCCAAGCACACCAGTTATCTGTGCTCCATTTGCCGTCAGGCCTCAATGAACACATCGAACCCTGTGGCCAAGAACGAGTTTATTGTGCTTGCCAAGCAGGTGGCCACGGCTACTTCGGACTTGGTGCAGGCTATCAAGGCTATAGAGGAGCAGCCGTCCGGCGGCAGTCGAGAGCGTCTGGTGGATCCCTTATTGGAAGCTGTCAAGGCTGTGCGCCAGTATGCCTCAAGTCCCGAGTTCAGCTCAGTGCCGGCCAAGATATCTGCGGAGGGCAGAAAAGCCCAGGAGCCAGTCATTCAAGCGGGTCGCGGTGTAATCGATGGTGTTGTGGAGATGGTCAAGGCTGCCAAGTCACTGGCCCTCACTCCTGATAATCCGCCAGTGTGGCAACAGCTCTCGATGCACTCCACCCCGGTTTCGGAGTCGGTAAAACGCTTGGTGGACAACATTCGCGACAAGGCACCTGGACAGGCACAGTGCGAGCAGGTGCTCCACACCCTGGGCACATGCACCCGAGAATTGGACAGTTGTGCCCTTGCCGTTAATGCACAGGGTCTCAGCCAGCGCCGCGATAACAACTTGCACGGATTCAGTGGCCAGACGATGAACTCTGCTTCCGAGCTTATTGATAAACTGGAACCCATTCGTGTGGCTGGCAAGAACAATGCTGAACAACTTGGTCATGCTGTGGGCGAAATCTCACGTTATGTGGTGCCCATGGTTAATGGAGCAATTGGGGCCTGCACCCACATTGTTCACAGCCAACAGCAAATGTCGCTGATTCAGCAGACCCGTTCGGTGGTGGAAAGTGCCATTACTCTGGTCCAATCGGCGAAGGACTCGGCTGGCAATCCCCGTGCCACTCATGCCCATCCCCGACTGGATGACGCAATCGATGGCACAAGGGAGGCCATTCAGGAGCTGCAGCAAACCGTGGAGAAGATCAGTGCAGAAACGGGCATTGTGACCGGATTGATGGAGCAGGTGAACCGTTCCATCACCCGATTGACCGACAAGCGGCAGTCTCTGCTGAACGCCTCGTACTCGGATACCTTTGTTGATTACCAGACACGAATGGTGGCGCGAGCAAAGGAAATCGCAAGCCTGGCCAACGAGATTAACGCCAAGAGCAGCGTGGAACCATCGGCTCTACCTCAACTCGCCGTGGACATGACACAAAACTATCAACAGTTGACTCAGGACTCCGTTGGAGCAAGTACCACCACTTCCTCGCCGGATGTGGCTATGCGTATACGCACCACGGTCGTTGATTTGGGCCGATCAGTGAGCTCTATGATTCAGTCGTCGGCAGGCGGAGCACGACCCAACGATGTGGGCGCCCAAAAAGAAATTGCCCGCAGCGCTCGGGAGGTGTCCGAAAAGGTGGCCCAGGTGCTGGCGGCCTTGCAGGCGGGATCGCGTGGAACTCAGGCGTGCATAAATGCAGCCCACACGGTATCCGGCATCATTGGAGACTTGGATACAACCATTATGTTCGCTACCGCAGGAACTTTGCATTCGGATGGAGATGGAAGCTTTGCCGATCACCGCGAGCATATACTGCAAACGGCGAAGGCTTTGGTGGAGGACACCAAGGTTCTGGTGACTGGAGCGGCTGGAACTCAGGATCAGCTAGCCAACGCCGCTCAGAATGCTGTCTCAACCATAA CTCAACTGGCGGAGGCAGTGAAGCGGGGAGCATGCTCGCTGGGATCTGCCCAACCCGATTCCCAGGTCATGGTAATCAACGCCGTCAAGGATGTGGCCTCGGCACTTGGCGATTTAATTAACTGCACTAAGTTGGCCTCTGGCAAGTCCATCAACGATCCCTCCATGCAGGATCTTAAGGAGAGCGCCAGG GTAATGGTGCTGAATGTGTCCTCACTGCTAAAGACTGTGAAGGCTGTCGAGGATGAGCACACTCGCGGTACTCGTGCAATGGAGGCCACCGTGGAAGCCATCTCACAGGAGATTCGG GCCATGCACACTCCACCACCAGTTGGCAACACCCAGGTGGGACCTGAGGATCTGATCCGAGTGACCATGAATGTGACGGCTGCCACTGCCAAGGCTGTTGCTGCCGGAACCTCCAATTTGCAAACTGATATCGTATCTGCAGCCAATCTGGGACGCCGTGCCATTTCTGAAATGCTAATCGTCTGCCGCTCCGTGGCCTGGAACTGTGCCGAAACGGAGGAGCTGAGAACACGCACTCTGGAGGCGGGAACTGCTGTCGGGGAATCGTACCGCGACCTGCTCAGTGGTATCCTGCACAATTGCAGTGCCGACGATCGTATGCATTTGTCGCGTCGCGTTGCCAAGTGCGTCACCGATCTGGTGGCCATGGCCAGGCTGCTCAAGGGCTCCGATTGGATCGATCCCGAGGATCCCACGGTCATTGCGGAGAACGAGCTGTTGGGCGCTGCTGCCTCCATCGATGCTGCCGCCAAGAAATTGGCTTCACTGCGTCCTCGTCGTCAGGCCGATGTCAAG ATTGAACTTGACGAAAACATGAAGTTTGACGAAATGATCTTGGAGGCCGCCAAGGGAATAATGGGAGCATCTGCTGCCTTGGTGCGTGCTGCAAACGCTGCTCAGCGTGAGCTCATCGACACGGGCAAGGTGGCTCGACGTCCGCTAACGAGCTCCGACGATGGCCAGTGGTCGGAGGGCCTCATTTCGGCCGCACGACTTGTGGCCGCCGCTACTCACAGCCTGGTGGAGGCAGCCCAGAACCTGGTGCGCGGAGTGGGCACCGAAGTGATGCTGATTTCTACAGCCAAGCAGGTTGCCGCTTCCACGGCCCAGCTGCTGATTGCCTGCAAGGTGAAGTCGAATCCGAACTCTGAGGCTGGTCGTCGTCTTCAGGCCGCTGGCAATGCAGTGATCAAGTCCACAGACAACCTGGTGCACTCTGCCCAACAGGGCCTGGAAGTAGAGGAGGAGCGCTCGCTTACGATCAACACCTCGATGGTAAACGGCATGACGCAGGAAATCAACGCTCGGTCCGCCGTGCTGCGCAAGGAAAAGGAACTGGAGGAGGCCCGACAGCTTCTGAAGAATGTACGCCACGCGCAGCGCTACGCGAAGAACGCTCAGGGATTCACCACAGACGAAAGTGACACCGAGTACGCCTATAGAAGCCAGAACAAT AAGCCCACTGTAAACCGGAATCTGGCGGCGTGTGTGCAGGATCTGCATGACAAGACGTTTGGTCAGGGCGGCGTAGTACAGCTTACGGGAGGAAATGGCTATCCAGGTCAAAACTACGAGGGATACACGTCCAG ATATGAGACGCGTAACTTCGACAAGTCAGCCAACAataccaccagcagcagcagtgaaCTTGGAGCGGTCAAGCCATTGGAGTCAAGTTTCTCGCAGATGACCCTTAACACCGATGGCGGCAAGATCAGCATTGTTGACCAAGGCTCGGAGCGACTCACCTCGATGACCCAGCGAGTGATGGAGCGCAAGTCCTTCACCACAACAACGGAATCGCGATCGGAGACCAAGACGGAAAAGCACAGTTTTCGATTGGACTGA